The following coding sequences are from one bacterium SCSIO 12741 window:
- a CDS encoding efflux RND transporter permease subunit, producing the protein MLAVPLGILGCAALQLIMGLDNNIYTQVALVMLIGLLAKNAILIVEFAKMKREEEGLPILEAVLEGAKQRFRPILMTAFSFILGTFPLLISTGAGAVSQNSVGSAVFGGMLTGTILGVFFTPVLFVVFQRLTEKFKSNSSTESPSES; encoded by the coding sequence ATGCTGGCTGTTCCTCTTGGAATTTTAGGTTGTGCCGCACTTCAGTTGATCATGGGATTAGATAACAACATTTACACTCAGGTGGCCCTTGTAATGCTGATCGGACTTTTGGCTAAAAATGCGATTCTGATTGTGGAATTTGCCAAAATGAAACGTGAAGAAGAAGGTCTCCCTATTTTGGAAGCCGTTCTCGAAGGGGCCAAGCAACGATTCAGGCCGATCTTGATGACCGCCTTTTCGTTCATCCTGGGTACTTTCCCACTTCTTATAAGCACAGGTGCTGGTGCGGTAAGCCAGAATTCGGTAGGATCTGCCGTGTTCGGTGGAATGCTAACCGGAACTATTCTCGGTGTATTCTTTACGCCGGTTTTATTCGTGGTTTTCCAGCGGTTAACCGAGAAATTCAAAAGCAATTCGTCAACAGAAAGCCCCAGTGAATCATGA